Proteins encoded within one genomic window of Microbacterium sp. LKL04:
- the trpD gene encoding anthranilate phosphoribosyltransferase: MADMYSWPEILTTVLDRKDLSVSESTWAMRQVMQGDATPSQLAGFLVALRAKGETVDEIVGFRDAILEAAVPLPVRADVLDIVGTGGDRYGTVNVSTTASVVVAASGIPVVKHGNRASSSKSGSSDVLAALGVDLTQSPERVAEVLDEVGITFAFASAFHPGFRHAGPTRAELGIPTVFNFLGPLCNPARAEANAVGVAHLDRVPLITGVFQTRGATALVFRGDDGLDELTTTGHSRVWEISRGDVREHDLDPRDLGIPRADIADLLGGDATHNAEIVRRVLDGEAGPVRDIVLLNAAAGIVSYRLFRDAAELQRPFVERLADAYAEAGAAVDSGAARAKLDAWVSASGR, encoded by the coding sequence ATGGCGGACATGTACTCCTGGCCCGAGATCCTCACCACGGTGCTGGACCGGAAGGACCTCAGCGTGTCCGAATCCACCTGGGCGATGCGCCAGGTGATGCAGGGGGACGCGACGCCTTCGCAGCTCGCCGGTTTCCTCGTGGCACTTCGCGCGAAGGGCGAGACCGTCGACGAGATCGTCGGGTTCCGCGACGCGATCCTCGAGGCGGCGGTACCCCTCCCGGTCCGCGCGGATGTGCTCGACATCGTAGGCACGGGCGGTGATCGTTACGGGACCGTGAACGTGTCCACGACCGCATCCGTGGTGGTGGCGGCCAGCGGCATCCCGGTGGTCAAACACGGCAACCGCGCGTCGAGCTCGAAATCGGGCTCGTCGGATGTGCTGGCGGCACTCGGCGTCGACCTCACCCAGTCCCCGGAGCGCGTCGCCGAGGTACTCGACGAGGTGGGCATCACGTTCGCTTTCGCGTCGGCGTTCCACCCCGGCTTCCGGCACGCGGGACCGACACGCGCCGAGCTCGGCATCCCGACGGTCTTCAATTTCCTCGGGCCGCTCTGCAACCCGGCACGGGCCGAGGCGAACGCGGTCGGCGTCGCCCACCTCGACCGCGTCCCGCTCATCACCGGTGTCTTCCAGACTCGCGGAGCGACCGCGCTGGTCTTCCGCGGCGACGACGGCCTGGACGAGCTCACGACGACCGGCCACAGCCGGGTGTGGGAGATCAGCCGCGGCGACGTTCGTGAGCACGATCTCGATCCCCGCGATCTCGGCATCCCTCGCGCGGACATCGCGGACCTGCTGGGCGGCGACGCGACTCACAACGCCGAGATCGTCCGGCGGGTGCTGGACGGCGAGGCGGGGCCGGTGCGCGACATCGTCCTTCTGAACGCGGCCGCGGGGATCGTGTCGTACCGCCTGTTCCGGGATGCCGCCGAGCTGCAGCGTCCCTTCGTCGAACGGCTCGCCGACGCGTACGCAGAGGCCGGCGCCGCCGTCGACTCCGGCGCCGCGCGCGCCAAGCTCGACGCCTGGGTCTCGGCGAGCGGACGCTGA
- the qcrB gene encoding cytochrome bc1 complex cytochrome b subunit, producing MSTSTESAPATALATPAEKPLGGRFIGATANYIDERTSISGLVKEIGRKIFPDHWSFMLGEIALWSFVVVFLSGSFLTFFFEASMAPTHYNGAYVPLRGIEMSAALESTLNISFDLRGGLLVRQIHHWAALLFIAAIGVHMLRVFFTGAFRKPRELNWVIGFVLFILAMALGFTGYSLPDDLLSGNGLRIIDGMIKGLPLIGTWTSYLLFGGEFPGTAIVGRLYTLHILLLPLILIALIAAHLMLMIINKHTQFAGPGRTNDNVVGYPMVPVYMSKMGGFLFITFGVLVLIASMFTINPIWNYGPYDPSPVSAGTQPDWYIGFADGALRLAPSNLDLVLFDHTFSFGILLPVAVLGVFIVLVAIYPFIEAWVTGDKREHHIAQRPRHAPTRTAIGVAGVIFYAVLWAAASSDIIATHFHLTMEGVIHSLQALLFIGPIVGYFVTKRIAIALQKKDREIALHGYESGRIVRLPGGEYIEVHQPVDAYERVKLIDFEVHEPLVVRPNDNGRIPWHQNVRASLSRWFFEDRLSPVTQAEVDAAIDHQHHELEHIDHEEQEEIRGAHERAGAVDAPLHPIDDGHNPETANRPSNIIVVDEDSNKKNDRPSD from the coding sequence TTGAGCACCTCGACTGAATCAGCGCCGGCTACCGCTCTCGCCACGCCGGCCGAAAAGCCCCTCGGCGGCCGGTTCATCGGCGCGACGGCGAACTACATCGACGAGCGCACGAGCATCTCGGGCCTCGTCAAGGAGATCGGTCGCAAGATCTTCCCCGACCACTGGTCGTTCATGCTCGGCGAGATCGCTCTGTGGAGCTTCGTCGTCGTCTTCCTGTCGGGCTCGTTCCTGACCTTCTTCTTCGAAGCATCGATGGCTCCGACGCACTACAACGGCGCCTACGTTCCGTTGCGCGGTATCGAGATGTCCGCTGCGCTCGAGTCGACGCTGAACATCTCGTTCGACCTGCGCGGCGGTCTCCTGGTTCGTCAGATCCACCACTGGGCGGCTCTGCTGTTCATCGCGGCCATCGGCGTGCACATGCTCCGCGTGTTCTTCACGGGTGCATTCCGCAAGCCGCGCGAGCTCAACTGGGTGATCGGCTTCGTGCTGTTCATCCTTGCGATGGCGCTCGGCTTCACGGGTTACTCGCTGCCCGACGACCTCCTCTCGGGCAACGGGCTCCGCATCATCGACGGCATGATCAAGGGCCTCCCGCTCATCGGTACCTGGACCTCGTACCTCCTCTTCGGCGGCGAGTTCCCGGGTACGGCGATCGTCGGCCGTCTGTACACGCTGCACATCCTGCTGCTGCCGTTGATCCTCATCGCCCTGATCGCAGCCCACCTGATGCTGATGATCATCAACAAGCACACGCAGTTCGCCGGCCCCGGCCGCACGAACGACAACGTCGTGGGCTACCCGATGGTCCCGGTCTACATGTCGAAGATGGGCGGCTTCCTGTTCATCACGTTCGGTGTCCTGGTGCTCATCGCCTCGATGTTCACGATCAACCCGATCTGGAACTACGGACCGTACGACCCCTCCCCCGTTTCCGCGGGTACCCAGCCTGACTGGTACATCGGATTCGCCGACGGAGCGCTGCGTCTGGCGCCGTCCAACCTCGACCTGGTGCTGTTCGACCACACCTTCTCGTTTGGGATCCTGTTGCCGGTCGCCGTGCTCGGCGTGTTCATTGTGCTCGTCGCGATCTACCCCTTCATCGAGGCGTGGGTCACCGGTGACAAGCGCGAGCACCACATCGCACAGCGCCCCCGTCACGCCCCGACGCGCACTGCGATCGGTGTGGCCGGTGTGATCTTCTACGCCGTCCTGTGGGCCGCCGCCTCGTCGGACATCATCGCGACGCACTTCCACCTGACGATGGAAGGCGTGATCCACTCCCTGCAGGCGCTGCTGTTCATCGGTCCGATCGTCGGATACTTCGTCACGAAGCGCATCGCGATCGCCCTGCAGAAGAAGGATCGCGAGATCGCGCTCCACGGCTACGAGTCGGGTCGCATCGTCCGCCTGCCCGGCGGCGAGTACATCGAGGTCCACCAGCCCGTCGACGCCTACGAGCGTGTGAAACTGATCGACTTCGAGGTTCACGAGCCCCTCGTGGTTCGTCCGAACGACAACGGTCGCATCCCGTGGCACCAGAACGTCCGCGCCTCGCTGTCGCGGTGGTTCTTCGAAGACCGTCTGTCCCCGGTCACGCAAGCCGAAGTGGATGCCGCGATCGATCACCAGCACCACGAGCTCGAGCACATCGACCACGAGGAGCAGGAAGAGATCCGTGGCGCGCACGAGCGTGCCGGCGCGGTCGATGCCCCGCTCCACCCGATCGATGACGGCCACAACCCGGAGACGGCCAACCGTCCGTCGAACATCATCGTGGTGGACGAGGACTCCAACAAGAAGAACGACCGCCCGAGCGACTGA
- a CDS encoding 5'-3' exonuclease: protein MTERLMLLDSASLYFRAFYGVPDTVKAPDGRPVNAVRGFLDMIAKLVATYEPTHLVACWDDDWRPQWRVDLIPSYKAHRVAEAVAAAPDVEEVPDPLEIQVPVIREALGVLGIQIVGAAEHEADDVIGTLASTSALPVDVITGDRDLFQLVDDSRGIRVIYTGRGMSKLEELTDAAIVTKYGILPSQYADFAAMRGDASDGLPGVAGVGEKTAATLLAAHGDLAGIRRAAEAGEGMSAGVRTKVLSAADYLDVAPRVVEVVRDLPLPEVDARITAPDDAELATLAKAWSLGSSATRAAEALSARA, encoded by the coding sequence GTGACCGAACGCCTCATGCTGCTGGACTCCGCGAGCCTCTACTTCCGCGCCTTCTACGGCGTGCCCGACACGGTCAAGGCGCCGGACGGCCGCCCGGTGAATGCGGTCCGCGGGTTCCTCGACATGATCGCGAAGCTCGTGGCCACTTACGAACCGACGCACCTCGTCGCATGCTGGGACGACGACTGGCGGCCCCAGTGGCGCGTCGACCTCATCCCCTCGTACAAGGCGCATCGGGTCGCCGAAGCCGTCGCCGCAGCACCGGACGTCGAGGAGGTCCCGGATCCCCTCGAGATCCAGGTACCGGTGATCCGCGAAGCCCTCGGGGTGCTCGGCATCCAGATCGTCGGTGCCGCAGAGCACGAGGCCGACGACGTGATCGGCACCCTCGCATCGACGAGCGCACTGCCCGTCGACGTGATCACCGGAGACCGGGACCTCTTCCAGCTCGTCGATGACTCGCGCGGCATCCGGGTCATCTACACCGGTCGCGGAATGAGCAAGCTCGAGGAGCTCACGGACGCCGCGATCGTCACCAAATACGGCATCCTGCCCTCGCAGTACGCGGACTTCGCCGCGATGCGCGGAGACGCGTCAGACGGACTCCCCGGAGTTGCGGGCGTGGGCGAGAAGACCGCAGCGACCCTCCTCGCGGCGCACGGCGATCTCGCCGGCATCCGCCGCGCCGCGGAAGCGGGCGAGGGCATGAGCGCGGGCGTGAGAACGAAGGTCCTGTCCGCCGCGGACTACCTCGACGTCGCACCACGCGTCGTCGAGGTGGTGCGAGACCTCCCACTGCCGGAGGTCGACGCTCGCATCACGGCACCCGACGACGCAGAGCTCGCGACGCTGGCGAAAGCCTGGTCGCTGGGTTCATCGGCGACGCGCGCGGCCGAGGCGCTGTCCGCCCGGGCCTGA
- the ctaD gene encoding aa3-type cytochrome oxidase subunit I — protein MATIAPPAPTLPPRQAALLSSSRVEHKGNIVVKWITSTDHKTIGYMYLIASVLFFMLGGVMALIIRAELFEPGMQIVPTKEQYNQLFTMHGTIMLLMFATPLFAGFANALLPLQIGAPDVAFPRLNAFAFWLFTFGSTIAVAGFLTPQGAAAFGWFAYQPLAGESFSPGAGGDLWMLGLGMSGFGTILGGVNFITTIMTMRAPGMTMWRMPIFSWNTLVTSILILMAFPVLAAAIFAAAADRILGAHIYDPANGGVLLWQHLFWFFGHPEVYIIALPFFGIVSEIFPVFSRKPIFGYKTLVYATIAIAALSVSVWAHHMYVTGAVLLPFFALMTMLIAVPTGVKIFNWIGTMWRGSITFETPMVFALGFLVSFVFGGLTGIILSSPPLDFHVSDSYFVVAHFHYVVFGTVVFAMFAGFYFWWPKWTGKMLNERLGLVHFWLLFIGFHMTFLIQHWLGADGMVRRYADYSAADGWTWQNQVSTIGSMILAASMVPFLLNVWITARTAPRVTVNDPWGYGGSLEWATSCPPPRHNFTSIPRIRSERPAFDLNHPEAGIPVGVGPAKDAPDAPVVDLSNGEVK, from the coding sequence ATGGCCACCATCGCACCTCCGGCCCCCACGCTTCCCCCTCGCCAGGCTGCGCTCCTCAGCAGCTCGCGCGTCGAGCACAAGGGCAACATCGTCGTCAAGTGGATCACCTCCACGGACCACAAGACGATCGGGTACATGTACCTGATCGCCTCGGTGCTGTTCTTCATGCTCGGTGGCGTCATGGCGCTGATCATCCGTGCCGAGCTCTTCGAGCCCGGCATGCAGATCGTGCCGACGAAGGAGCAGTACAACCAGCTGTTCACGATGCACGGCACGATCATGCTGCTGATGTTCGCGACGCCGCTCTTCGCGGGCTTCGCGAACGCGCTGCTGCCGCTGCAGATCGGTGCCCCCGACGTCGCGTTCCCGCGTCTGAACGCCTTCGCTTTCTGGCTGTTCACCTTCGGCTCGACCATCGCCGTCGCCGGCTTCCTCACCCCGCAGGGTGCAGCGGCATTCGGATGGTTCGCCTATCAGCCGCTGGCAGGCGAGAGCTTCAGCCCCGGCGCCGGCGGTGACCTGTGGATGCTGGGTCTCGGCATGAGTGGTTTCGGCACGATCCTCGGTGGCGTCAACTTCATCACCACGATCATGACGATGCGTGCTCCCGGCATGACGATGTGGCGCATGCCGATCTTCAGCTGGAACACCCTGGTCACCAGCATCCTGATCCTGATGGCCTTCCCGGTGCTCGCTGCAGCGATCTTCGCCGCTGCGGCGGACCGCATCCTCGGCGCTCACATCTACGACCCGGCCAACGGCGGTGTCCTGCTCTGGCAGCACCTCTTCTGGTTCTTCGGACACCCCGAGGTCTACATCATCGCGCTGCCGTTCTTCGGCATCGTGTCGGAGATCTTCCCGGTGTTCAGCCGGAAGCCGATCTTCGGATACAAGACGCTCGTCTACGCGACGATCGCCATCGCTGCCCTGTCGGTGTCCGTGTGGGCCCACCACATGTACGTGACCGGCGCCGTCCTCCTGCCGTTCTTCGCGCTGATGACGATGCTCATCGCCGTCCCGACGGGCGTGAAGATCTTCAACTGGATCGGCACGATGTGGCGAGGCTCGATCACCTTCGAGACCCCGATGGTCTTCGCGCTCGGCTTCCTCGTCTCGTTCGTCTTCGGTGGTCTGACCGGCATCATCCTGTCGTCGCCGCCGCTCGACTTCCACGTATCGGACTCGTATTTCGTCGTCGCGCACTTCCACTACGTGGTCTTCGGAACCGTCGTGTTCGCGATGTTCGCGGGCTTCTACTTCTGGTGGCCCAAGTGGACCGGCAAGATGCTGAACGAGCGCCTCGGCCTCGTCCACTTCTGGCTCCTGTTCATCGGCTTCCACATGACCTTCCTCATTCAGCACTGGCTGGGTGCGGACGGCATGGTCCGCCGCTACGCCGACTACTCGGCAGCGGACGGCTGGACGTGGCAGAACCAGGTCTCGACAATCGGTTCGATGATCCTCGCGGCATCCATGGTTCCGTTCCTCCTGAATGTCTGGATCACGGCACGCACCGCACCTCGCGTCACGGTCAACGACCCGTGGGGCTACGGCGGATCGCTCGAGTGGGCGACCAGCTGCCCGCCGCCGCGACACAACTTCACATCCATCCCGCGCATCCGCAGCGAACGCCCGGCCTTCGACCTGAACCACCCCGAAGCCGGCATCCCGGTGGGCGTGGGACCCGCGAAGGACGCGCCCGACGCTCCGGTTGTCGATCTGTCGAACGGTGAGGTCAAGTAA
- the qcrC gene encoding cytochrome bc1 complex diheme cytochrome c subunit → MASKTPRRHTGRRSKWAAAALIGVGLLLTGGIYAGASAAMASTSSTDSASTLTVEDGKKLFQANCATCHGLDLEGTEDGPSLYGVGELSVEFQVSTGRMPLQAQGPQAPQKAPQFTEDQIKAMASWVQSVAPGPTYPDKRILDGEGDLTEGAELFRINCAMCHNVAAAGGALTEGKYAPALTKTSPLHIYAAMVTGPQNMPVFNDMTITPDEKRDIISSLMYLQKSEPVGGFTLGSLGPVSEGLFIWIFGIGTLIGISVWITAKSN, encoded by the coding sequence ATGGCATCCAAGACCCCGCGTCGGCACACGGGCCGTCGCAGCAAGTGGGCGGCCGCCGCTCTGATCGGCGTCGGCCTGCTGCTCACGGGTGGCATCTACGCCGGCGCGTCCGCGGCGATGGCCTCGACCTCCTCCACCGACTCGGCTTCAACGCTGACCGTCGAGGATGGCAAGAAGCTGTTCCAGGCGAACTGCGCGACGTGCCACGGCCTCGATCTCGAGGGCACGGAAGACGGCCCGTCGCTCTACGGCGTCGGTGAGCTGTCGGTCGAGTTCCAGGTCTCCACGGGCCGCATGCCGCTGCAGGCCCAGGGTCCCCAGGCTCCGCAGAAGGCACCGCAGTTCACGGAAGACCAGATCAAGGCGATGGCCTCGTGGGTCCAGTCCGTGGCTCCCGGCCCGACGTACCCGGACAAGCGGATCCTCGACGGCGAAGGCGACCTCACCGAGGGTGCGGAGCTGTTCCGCATCAACTGCGCGATGTGTCACAACGTCGCCGCAGCAGGTGGCGCGCTGACCGAGGGCAAGTACGCCCCCGCGCTGACGAAGACCAGCCCCCTGCACATCTACGCGGCGATGGTCACCGGCCCGCAGAACATGCCCGTGTTCAACGACATGACCATCACGCCCGACGAGAAGCGCGACATCATCTCGTCGTTGATGTACCTGCAGAAGAGCGAGCCGGTCGGTGGCTTCACCCTCGGATCCCTCGGTCCGGTCTCCGAAGGCCTGTTCATCTGGATCTTCGGCATCGGCACGCTGATCGGCATCTCGGTGTGGATCACCGCGAAGTCCAACTGA
- a CDS encoding PHP domain-containing protein — translation MDPIEALTEIAELLERDRASRYKSKAFRAAADTLAGLNADERADVGRLRSRKGIGDSTYKVIAEALSGEVPAYLAELRNRVAPIEQSQLRSLLRGDLHAHSEWSDGLTSIDLMVDAARALGHEYLALTDHSPRLRVARGLSAERLREQLAVIPGFADESFTLLSGIEVDILDDGSLDQEDDLLRTLDVVVASAHSALRMERAPMTRRLVAAASDPRVDVLGHVTGRLVSGSRGTRPPSVFDARAVFEACAEHGTAVEINSRPEREDPPDDLVALALEIGCLFSIDSDAHAPGQLSLLDHGAVRAERAGVPAERIITTWPLARLREWTSSR, via the coding sequence ATGGACCCGATCGAGGCGCTCACCGAGATAGCGGAGCTCCTCGAGCGCGACCGCGCTTCGCGCTACAAGTCCAAGGCCTTCCGTGCCGCGGCCGACACGCTCGCGGGGCTGAACGCCGACGAGCGTGCGGACGTCGGCCGCCTCCGATCGCGCAAGGGCATCGGCGACTCCACCTACAAGGTCATCGCCGAGGCGCTCTCCGGTGAGGTGCCGGCCTACCTGGCCGAGTTGCGGAACCGGGTCGCACCCATCGAGCAGTCTCAGTTGCGCTCGCTGCTTCGCGGTGACCTCCACGCCCACTCCGAATGGTCCGACGGGCTGACTTCGATCGACCTGATGGTCGATGCGGCACGCGCTCTCGGACACGAGTACCTCGCGCTGACCGACCACTCGCCGCGGTTGCGGGTCGCGCGCGGACTGTCAGCCGAGCGGCTGCGTGAACAGCTCGCAGTGATCCCGGGCTTCGCGGATGAGTCGTTCACGCTGCTGAGCGGGATCGAGGTCGACATCCTCGACGACGGTTCCCTCGACCAGGAGGATGATCTGCTGCGCACGCTCGACGTGGTGGTGGCCTCCGCGCACTCCGCCCTGCGGATGGAACGGGCGCCGATGACGCGTCGGCTCGTGGCCGCCGCATCCGACCCTCGTGTGGACGTCCTCGGTCACGTGACGGGGCGACTCGTGTCGGGCTCTCGCGGCACGCGCCCGCCGTCGGTGTTCGATGCGCGGGCCGTGTTCGAGGCCTGCGCCGAGCATGGCACCGCGGTCGAGATCAATTCCCGACCGGAGCGCGAGGATCCTCCCGACGACCTGGTGGCGCTGGCCCTCGAGATCGGATGCCTCTTCTCGATCGATTCTGATGCGCATGCACCCGGTCAGCTGTCGCTACTGGATCATGGCGCCGTCCGGGCGGAGCGTGCGGGTGTTCCCGCGGAGCGGATCATCACCACCTGGCCGCTCGCACGGTTGCGGGAGTGGACATCGTCTCGGTGA
- a CDS encoding rhodanese-like domain-containing protein, translating into MTLSPAVVLSYFETKLLVETDPSDVYAAQHASDPFVLVDVRNGEAWDQGHAAGAIHMPHREIASRAVSEIASHIPVVVYCWSPGCNGGARGAAEFARLGYSVREMIGGFEYWAREGLPVEDVNGPLPRRFDPLVMPVRAER; encoded by the coding sequence ATGACCCTCTCCCCCGCAGTCGTCCTGTCCTACTTCGAGACGAAGCTCCTCGTCGAGACCGACCCGAGTGATGTCTACGCGGCCCAGCACGCGAGCGATCCGTTCGTGCTCGTCGACGTGCGCAACGGCGAGGCCTGGGATCAGGGGCACGCCGCAGGCGCGATCCACATGCCCCACCGTGAGATCGCGTCGCGTGCCGTGAGCGAGATCGCGTCGCATATCCCTGTAGTCGTCTACTGCTGGAGCCCGGGGTGCAACGGCGGGGCGCGGGGCGCCGCGGAGTTCGCGCGTCTCGGCTACTCAGTACGGGAGATGATCGGTGGATTCGAGTACTGGGCGAGGGAGGGACTCCCCGTCGAGGACGTCAACGGGCCGCTCCCCCGCCGATTCGATCCTCTGGTCATGCCGGTCCGCGCGGAGCGCTGA
- a CDS encoding cytochrome c oxidase subunit 4 yields the protein MKTNVNLWWVLAAFFALVAVVYVGWNILAHPQLPVFNRIEWVGSVGLVFVTMMAAMIAFYSSRVEKAQGGTLPEDSLTADIDDGDPEMGEFSPWSWWPLVLAGSAAIAFIGLAVGEFMIPIGVGIFVVAIVGWVYEYYRGYFAR from the coding sequence GTGAAGACCAACGTCAACCTCTGGTGGGTGCTGGCGGCATTCTTCGCCCTCGTCGCCGTCGTGTACGTCGGCTGGAACATCCTCGCCCACCCGCAGCTGCCGGTGTTCAACCGGATCGAGTGGGTCGGGTCCGTGGGCCTCGTCTTCGTGACGATGATGGCCGCGATGATCGCGTTCTACTCGAGCCGCGTCGAGAAGGCTCAGGGCGGCACGCTTCCTGAGGACTCGCTCACGGCGGACATCGATGACGGCGACCCCGAGATGGGCGAGTTCTCGCCCTGGTCCTGGTGGCCTCTCGTCCTCGCTGGTTCGGCCGCGATCGCCTTCATCGGCCTCGCCGTCGGCGAGTTCATGATCCCGATCGGCGTCGGCATCTTCGTCGTCGCCATCGTGGGCTGGGTCTACGAGTACTACCGGGGCTACTTCGCCCGCTGA
- a CDS encoding YchJ family protein, translated as MRSRYTAFALGDARHLVDTWFPGTRPGDLTIDPDTEWMRLDIQGSDIAPDGRSGRVRFRASWREGAGGDLQTMEEHSRFIRRAGRWYYVDAL; from the coding sequence ATGCGTTCGCGGTACACGGCGTTCGCGCTCGGCGACGCGCGGCATCTGGTCGACACGTGGTTCCCCGGAACACGGCCGGGCGACCTGACGATCGACCCCGACACAGAATGGATGAGGCTCGACATCCAGGGCTCCGACATCGCTCCGGACGGCCGGTCGGGACGGGTGCGCTTCCGGGCGTCATGGCGGGAAGGTGCCGGCGGGGACCTGCAGACGATGGAGGAGCACAGTCGCTTCATCCGGCGGGCCGGGCGCTGGTACTACGTCGACGCGCTCTGA
- the ctaE gene encoding aa3-type cytochrome oxidase subunit III produces MGSVTTTPATYNQALRSVKRPDPVAVGTIVWLGSEVMFFAGLFAIYFTIRNTSPELWASRTELLNVPFAAVNTLILVLSSFTAQAGVFAAERFQPYRRGSIWNFRQWGMVEWFYLTFIMGAVFVSGQVWEYATLVAEGLPISADSYASAFYITTGFHALHVTGGLIAFLLIIGRAFAVKNFGRKEMTSAIVVSYYWHFVDVVWIILFAVIYFIR; encoded by the coding sequence ATGGGGAGTGTGACGACCACTCCCGCGACATACAACCAGGCGCTGCGTTCGGTGAAACGACCGGACCCCGTTGCCGTCGGCACGATCGTGTGGCTGGGCAGCGAGGTCATGTTCTTCGCCGGCCTCTTCGCCATCTACTTCACGATCCGCAACACCTCGCCGGAGCTGTGGGCCAGCCGAACCGAGCTGCTGAACGTGCCCTTCGCGGCCGTCAACACGCTCATCCTGGTGCTGTCGTCGTTCACCGCGCAGGCCGGCGTGTTCGCCGCCGAGCGCTTCCAGCCCTACCGCCGCGGATCAATCTGGAACTTCCGCCAGTGGGGCATGGTCGAGTGGTTCTACCTGACCTTCATCATGGGTGCCGTCTTCGTCTCCGGCCAGGTGTGGGAGTACGCCACGCTGGTCGCGGAAGGGCTGCCGATCAGCGCGGATTCCTACGCTTCCGCCTTCTACATCACAACCGGTTTCCACGCCCTCCACGTGACGGGTGGCCTCATCGCCTTCCTGCTCATCATCGGGCGTGCATTCGCGGTCAAGAACTTCGGCCGGAAGGAGATGACCTCCGCGATCGTCGTGTCCTACTACTGGCACTTCGTCGACGTCGTGTGGATCATCCTCTTCGCCGTCATCTACTTCATCCGGTAA
- the qcrA gene encoding cytochrome bc1 complex Rieske iron-sulfur subunit encodes MSHEEEPQALEKAHRPSSGLVVAVADPVQNPGLPPHRERMTDKDPAAMSRAVRTVYTLFYISLAASLWAVAAYMLFPIESGNFGDIRSNNLFIGLGIGFALLTIGIAAIHWSKAIMPDKEHIEARHSTRGKESTREAAVDVFRQANEESGFGRRTAIRGGLIAAVVASIVPGVTLFRGLAPHSSEENPLAGDPVALLKHTMWKEGERLAHDPSGLPIRAADVALGSAVHVIPESLKDLGHLEGYLEEKAKAIVLLMRLLPEQLPAEYNRLDWSYDGIVAYSKVCTHVGCPVALYEQQTHHLLCPCHQSQFDVSRGAEVIFGPAARPLPQLPIAVDAEGYLVAKSDFEEPVGPSFWERH; translated from the coding sequence ATGTCACACGAGGAAGAGCCGCAGGCGCTCGAGAAGGCTCACCGGCCTTCGTCGGGACTCGTCGTCGCGGTCGCCGACCCCGTGCAGAACCCCGGTCTGCCGCCCCACCGCGAGCGGATGACCGACAAGGACCCGGCGGCGATGAGCCGCGCGGTCCGCACCGTCTACACGCTGTTCTACATCTCACTCGCTGCGAGCCTCTGGGCTGTCGCCGCGTACATGCTCTTCCCGATCGAGAGCGGCAACTTCGGAGACATCCGGAGCAACAACCTCTTCATCGGCCTCGGGATCGGGTTCGCTCTTCTGACCATCGGGATCGCGGCGATCCACTGGTCGAAGGCGATCATGCCCGACAAGGAGCACATCGAGGCCCGTCACTCGACCCGCGGCAAGGAGTCGACGCGCGAAGCCGCCGTCGACGTCTTCCGCCAGGCGAACGAGGAGTCCGGCTTCGGGCGTCGCACCGCGATCCGAGGCGGCCTCATCGCTGCGGTCGTCGCATCGATCGTCCCCGGCGTCACGCTCTTCCGCGGTCTGGCTCCGCACTCCTCCGAGGAGAACCCGCTGGCCGGTGACCCGGTCGCACTTCTGAAGCACACGATGTGGAAGGAAGGCGAGCGCCTGGCGCACGACCCCTCCGGCCTTCCGATCCGCGCGGCTGACGTCGCCCTGGGCTCGGCCGTCCATGTCATCCCCGAGTCCCTCAAGGATCTCGGTCACCTCGAGGGCTACCTGGAGGAGAAGGCGAAAGCGATCGTCCTCCTCATGCGGTTGCTCCCCGAGCAGCTCCCCGCCGAGTACAACCGCCTCGACTGGTCCTATGACGGGATCGTGGCGTACTCGAAGGTCTGCACGCACGTCGGATGCCCCGTCGCGCTGTACGAGCAGCAGACCCACCACCTTCTCTGCCCCTGCCACCAGTCGCAGTTCGACGTGTCGCGCGGTGCCGAAGTCATCTTCGGCCCGGCCGCACGGCCGCTCCCGCAGCTGCCTATCGCGGTGGACGCAGAGGGCTACCTCGTCGCGAAGAGCGACTTCGAAGAGCCCGTTGGGCCCAGCTTCTGGGAGCGTCATTGA